From Lentimicrobiaceae bacterium, a single genomic window includes:
- a CDS encoding porin, with the protein MPKRTILFLAFFALIISSLSAQTEVDERAMISFRKGLGFNAPDSTFGVNIRLRMQNRLVLNMNDDFDIEDIEARVSRLRLRFDGYILNSNLTYYIQLSFSRGDQDWDNTHIPNLVRDAMVYYHFNPKFYVGFGQGKLPGNRQRITSSGQQQFYDRSNVNANLTLDRDFGFFGYYSDKLGGVHYNLKAAVSTGDGRNQLKTNDGLAYTARLELLPLGKFKKDGDFSEGDLEFESTPKISLAAGYSINQKAKRTRGTIGTDLYENRNLQSAFADVIIKYKGWALSSEYLNRTVDGSAYTYNPADSSQLAFVVAGHGINTQISYCFRNYWEIAARYSVLEPDAEIRPLARQDSYYIIGVNKYIKKHLTKFQGFIGYRNQHLYDALLSDKNNLLLVFQVELGI; encoded by the coding sequence ATGCCAAAAAGAACAATCCTTTTTCTTGCATTTTTCGCACTTATAATCAGCAGCTTAAGCGCCCAGACAGAAGTTGACGAACGCGCCATGATATCATTTCGCAAAGGTTTGGGGTTTAACGCACCTGATAGCACTTTTGGTGTAAACATAAGATTAAGAATGCAGAATCGCCTTGTATTGAACATGAATGATGATTTTGACATTGAAGATATAGAAGCCAGGGTAAGTCGTCTCAGACTCAGATTTGATGGCTACATTCTCAACAGTAATCTGACTTATTACATTCAATTGTCGTTTTCGCGGGGCGATCAGGATTGGGACAATACACATATTCCCAACCTGGTGCGTGACGCTATGGTTTATTACCATTTTAATCCCAAATTTTATGTTGGCTTCGGACAGGGAAAACTACCGGGTAACCGCCAAAGAATAACTTCAAGTGGTCAGCAACAGTTTTATGACCGATCAAATGTAAATGCAAACTTAACTCTTGACAGGGACTTTGGATTTTTCGGATACTACAGCGACAAATTAGGAGGCGTTCATTATAATTTAAAGGCTGCTGTATCGACAGGCGATGGCAGAAACCAGCTTAAGACCAACGATGGATTGGCTTACACTGCAAGACTGGAGCTTTTACCACTGGGCAAATTTAAAAAAGACGGTGATTTTTCAGAAGGAGACCTTGAATTTGAATCTACTCCAAAAATTTCATTAGCTGCCGGATATTCCATCAATCAAAAAGCCAAACGAACCCGTGGTACAATAGGGACTGACCTTTATGAAAACCGCAACTTACAATCAGCGTTTGCTGATGTAATCATCAAATATAAAGGATGGGCACTTTCTTCCGAGTATTTAAACCGAACGGTAGATGGTTCGGCATATACTTATAATCCGGCTGATTCGTCACAGCTTGCATTTGTGGTTGCCGGGCATGGCATTAACACCCAAATAAGTTATTGCTTCAGAAACTATTGGGAAATTGCAGCGCGATATTCAGTTCTGGAACCTGATGCTGAAATAAGACCATTGGCCAGACAGGATTCTTACTATATTATCGGGGTAAATAAATACATCAAAAAGCACCTGACAAAATTTCAGGGTTTTATCGGATACCGTAATCAACACTTATACGATGCTTTACTATCTGATAAAAACAATCTGCTACTGGTATTTCAGGTAGAGTTAGGCATTTAA
- a CDS encoding dihydrofolate reductase, producing MKKLIFLSLIVMSIFSTSCNEEKKSGNQEQDFKFLLEQFADLKIMRYQVPGFDSLSLQQKELVYYLSQAAIAGRDILFDQNYKYNLAVRRTLENIVENYKGNRDSEDFQNFMVYTKRVWFSNGIHHHYSKDKFFPEISKEYFESLIRETKEGSFPLQNNQDLEAFITQISQIIFDPEIAPKAVSQEAGKDLLLNSACNFYDGVTEKEAELYYSNLKANTIKNGGDTLVSFGLNSKLVKKNNIISEEVYKVGGLYTEAIEQIVFWLNKAAEVAENPEQKQIIKSLINYYQTGDLSTWDEYNVLWVKDLKSDIDFVNGFIENYGDPMGLKATWESIVNFKDKVATKRAEIISANAQWFEDHSPVDPKFRKSVVKGVSAKVITAAQLGGDCYPSTPIGINLPNADWIRKEHGSKSVTIENITYAYDKAAIGNGMMEEFAGSPEEIELAKKYGSLASNLHTDLHECLGHGSGQLLPGTRGDELKNYGSPLEEARADLFALYYMADPRMIELGLYDNEGVYKAEYNSYIRNGLITQLTRIQPGKNIEQAHMRCRQLIAGWCYENGKKNNVVEMYVKDGKTFVKINDYKALRVLFGNMLAEIQRIKSEGDYAAGSALVEKYGVIVDPTLHKEVLERFSKLNIAPYGGFINPVFVPVMKDGIIADIKVEYPDDYTGQMLDYSKNHSFLPTYN from the coding sequence ATGAAAAAATTAATCTTTCTTAGTTTAATCGTTATGAGCATTTTCAGCACTTCATGTAATGAAGAAAAAAAAAGCGGGAATCAGGAACAGGATTTTAAGTTTCTGCTGGAACAATTTGCCGACCTGAAGATTATGCGATATCAGGTACCCGGATTTGACTCCCTCTCCCTTCAGCAAAAAGAACTGGTGTATTACCTGAGCCAGGCTGCAATCGCGGGTCGCGATATTCTTTTTGATCAAAACTACAAATACAATCTGGCAGTACGCCGTACGCTTGAAAACATTGTTGAGAATTATAAAGGAAATCGCGATTCTGAAGATTTTCAAAACTTTATGGTTTATACCAAGCGCGTTTGGTTTAGCAATGGAATTCACCATCACTATTCCAAGGACAAGTTTTTTCCTGAAATAAGCAAGGAGTATTTTGAATCACTCATCAGGGAAACCAAGGAAGGAAGCTTCCCCCTTCAGAACAATCAGGATTTAGAAGCTTTTATAACCCAAATCTCTCAAATCATATTCGACCCTGAAATTGCGCCCAAAGCAGTTAGTCAGGAAGCCGGAAAGGATTTATTACTAAACTCAGCCTGTAATTTTTATGACGGAGTTACAGAAAAAGAAGCTGAATTATATTATTCAAATCTCAAAGCCAACACCATTAAAAATGGCGGCGACACACTGGTTTCTTTTGGGCTCAACAGCAAGCTTGTAAAGAAAAATAATATTATCAGCGAAGAAGTTTACAAAGTTGGCGGATTGTACACAGAAGCCATTGAGCAAATTGTATTCTGGCTGAACAAAGCTGCTGAAGTTGCCGAAAACCCAGAACAGAAACAAATCATTAAATCATTGATCAATTATTATCAAACCGGCGACCTTTCCACCTGGGACGAATACAACGTACTGTGGGTTAAAGACTTAAAATCTGACATTGATTTTGTAAACGGATTTATTGAAAACTATGGCGATCCAATGGGGCTAAAAGCTACATGGGAAAGTATCGTAAACTTCAAAGATAAAGTTGCCACTAAAAGGGCAGAAATTATCAGTGCTAATGCTCAATGGTTTGAAGATCATTCACCGGTCGACCCCAAATTCAGGAAATCAGTAGTAAAAGGAGTGTCAGCCAAAGTTATAACAGCAGCTCAACTTGGTGGCGATTGCTACCCGTCAACACCTATTGGAATCAATTTGCCTAATGCCGACTGGATTCGCAAAGAACATGGTTCAAAATCAGTTACCATTGAGAACATTACCTACGCTTACGATAAGGCAGCTATTGGCAATGGCATGATGGAAGAGTTTGCAGGCTCTCCCGAAGAGATTGAACTAGCTAAAAAGTATGGAAGTCTGGCCAGCAATCTGCATACCGATTTACACGAATGTCTGGGTCATGGTTCAGGGCAATTATTACCAGGTACACGCGGTGATGAACTGAAAAACTATGGCTCACCGCTTGAAGAGGCCAGAGCTGATTTGTTTGCTCTTTATTATATGGCCGATCCCAGAATGATTGAGCTGGGACTTTATGACAATGAAGGGGTTTACAAAGCTGAGTACAACAGTTATATCCGTAATGGCCTGATTACCCAGCTTACCCGTATCCAACCCGGAAAAAACATTGAACAGGCGCATATGCGATGCCGTCAGCTGATTGCAGGCTGGTGTTATGAAAACGGCAAAAAAAACAATGTAGTGGAAATGTACGTCAAAGATGGAAAAACCTTTGTAAAAATAAATGATTACAAGGCTCTTCGCGTATTATTTGGCAATATGCTGGCCGAAATTCAACGCATCAAATCAGAAGGAGATTATGCTGCCGGCAGTGCTTTGGTCGAAAAATACGGAGTAATTGTTGACCCAACACTTCACAAGGAAGTGCTGGAAAGGTTTTCTAAATTAAACATTGCTCCTTACGGAGGGTTTATCAACCCCGTTTTTGTGCCGGTAATGAAAGATGGAATAATTGCCGATATAAAAGTTGAATATCCTGACGATTATACCGGACAAATGCTTGATTACTCAAAAAATCACTCATTCCTGCCTACCTATAATTAA
- a CDS encoding 2-phosphosulfolactate phosphatase, which yields MPLTIETILSPALYPFRTTEESHITVVIDILRFTTSVVAAFDFHAAAVIPTMTLEEARKLKEKGYKVAAERDGLKLDFADYGNSASDFMNPDIEGKTIAYSTTNGTRAIMLAAANGPVVAASFSNLYAVAEWLSTQKQNIVILCSGWKNQFCIEDTLCAGAFISKLTETTAFEISGDASVMAVGYWEAAQNNLAAFIKKASHHQRLLNLGVNPLLEYTIKTGISNALPVFENGWLTDKNKNK from the coding sequence ATGCCATTAACCATAGAAACCATCCTCAGTCCGGCCCTCTACCCTTTCAGAACAACTGAGGAGTCTCACATTACTGTTGTTATTGATATTCTGAGATTTACAACCTCTGTTGTCGCAGCTTTTGACTTTCATGCAGCAGCAGTAATACCCACCATGACCCTTGAGGAAGCCCGGAAACTGAAAGAAAAAGGATACAAAGTGGCAGCTGAAAGAGACGGTCTTAAACTCGATTTTGCTGATTACGGAAACTCTGCATCAGATTTCATGAATCCTGATATTGAAGGAAAAACAATAGCCTATTCCACCACTAACGGTACAAGAGCCATTATGCTGGCGGCCGCAAACGGGCCTGTTGTAGCTGCATCATTTTCTAATCTTTATGCTGTAGCTGAATGGTTATCCACCCAAAAACAAAACATTGTTATTTTATGCTCAGGCTGGAAGAATCAATTTTGCATTGAAGACACCTTGTGTGCCGGAGCATTCATCAGCAAGCTTACAGAAACCACTGCTTTTGAAATCTCCGGTGATGCTTCGGTCATGGCAGTCGGGTATTGGGAAGCTGCGCAAAACAACCTGGCAGCCTTTATAAAAAAAGCTTCGCATCACCAACGATTATTGAACCTTGGAGTAAATCCTTTGCTTGAATACACTATCAAAACGGGCATCTCCAATGCTTTACCGGTATTTGAAAACGGATGGCTCACTGACAAGAATAAAAACAAATAA
- the gcvT gene encoding glycine cleavage system aminomethyltransferase GcvT, with protein sequence MKHTAFSALHEAFGAKMVEFAGFYMPVQYEGLLTEHETVRKAVGVFDVSHMGEFWVKGPKALEFVQWVTSNDASVLVDGKVQYSCFPNDKGGIVDDLLVYRINNETFLLVVNAANIDKDWAWVNSQNTIGATLYNASDEISQLAIQGPLALKAMQKLTDTTITDMEYYTFKKVTFAGIKDVILSTTGYTGAGGCEIYFANEDAPAIWKAVFEAGAEFGIKPIGLGARDTLRLEMGFCLYGNDINDTTSPIEAGLGWITKFADHKNFINKEALLRQKNEGVQKKLVGFEMIDKGIPRQHYPIMDADGNTIGEVTSGTQSPSLKLAIGMGYVPVAMAKPGTEIMINIRDKALKAKVVKLPFYKG encoded by the coding sequence ATGAAACATACTGCATTTAGTGCTCTTCATGAAGCATTTGGCGCTAAAATGGTTGAGTTTGCCGGATTCTATATGCCGGTTCAATACGAAGGATTACTAACTGAACATGAAACCGTACGCAAAGCGGTTGGTGTTTTTGACGTATCACACATGGGTGAATTCTGGGTAAAAGGCCCTAAAGCACTTGAATTTGTTCAGTGGGTTACTTCAAATGACGCATCAGTGCTGGTTGACGGAAAAGTGCAGTACAGCTGTTTCCCCAACGACAAAGGCGGCATTGTGGATGACCTGCTTGTATACCGTATCAACAACGAAACTTTCCTTTTGGTTGTAAATGCAGCCAATATTGACAAAGACTGGGCATGGGTAAATTCACAGAATACAATCGGAGCCACTTTATACAATGCTTCTGACGAAATTTCCCAACTGGCCATCCAGGGACCTCTTGCATTAAAAGCCATGCAAAAGCTCACTGACACCACCATTACCGATATGGAGTATTACACTTTTAAAAAAGTGACCTTTGCCGGCATTAAAGATGTAATCTTATCAACTACCGGGTATACAGGCGCAGGTGGATGTGAAATATATTTTGCCAACGAAGATGCACCGGCCATTTGGAAGGCTGTGTTTGAAGCTGGGGCAGAATTCGGAATCAAACCAATAGGACTTGGAGCCCGCGACACATTACGACTTGAAATGGGATTCTGCCTTTATGGCAATGACATTAACGACACCACTTCACCTATCGAAGCCGGGTTGGGTTGGATTACCAAATTTGCCGACCACAAGAACTTTATCAACAAAGAGGCTTTACTTCGCCAAAAAAATGAAGGAGTTCAGAAAAAACTCGTGGGCTTTGAAATGATTGACAAAGGCATCCCCAGACAACATTACCCCATTATGGATGCAGATGGCAATACCATCGGGGAAGTCACATCAGGCACCCAGTCTCCTTCATTAAAACTGGCCATTGGTATGGGATATGTGCCAGTTGCAATGGCTAAACCAGGAACCGAAATCATGATCAATATCCGCGATAAAGCGTTAAAGGCTAAAGTTGTCAAATTACCATTTTACAAAGGCTAA
- the rho gene encoding transcription termination factor Rho yields the protein MYDIIELNNKSLEDLKDIARGLNIPKIDSHKKQELVYQILDYQALNPSREMLEKEKAARENKHKRERISDDRFNKGKPQPKKPAHGSPVASSNPSVAASAATERKAEIAENTEPKPSPSKPNPAKPNAPASNEPDKPVRPKPENPVADTDKPRRGRPKREPLPRQRKFEVPVSKSDHIDEEAILLSTAPIIEDPIEDIVQKDISVEEVIASTPAPVAPPAEDFTPPLPPPPPPVERYPEPEPYRPSGERYSREYNNPRQQRFPERKREEYTWEFDGFISSDGVLEIMPDGYGFLRSSDYHYLNSPDDVYVSQSQIKLFGLKTGDTVRGTIRPPKEGEKYFPLIKVELINGRTPDEVRDRIPFDYLTPLFPEKKFKLTGHPGSNLSTRVIDLFAPIGKGQRGLIVAQPKTGKTVLLKEIANAIAANHPEAYLIVLLIDERPEEVTDMARSVNAEVIASTFDEPAERHVKIANIVLEKAKRMTECGHDVVILLDSITRLARAYNTVSPASGKVLSGGVEANALQKPKRFFGAARQIENGGSLTIIATALIDTGSKMDEVIFEEFKGTGNMELQLDRKLSNKRIYPAIDIVASSTRREDLLLDKETLQRIWVLRNHLADMNPLEAMEFLKDKMRYTQTNEEFLISMNG from the coding sequence ATGTACGATATCATTGAACTCAACAACAAGTCGCTTGAGGATTTAAAAGACATTGCACGCGGGTTGAATATACCCAAAATTGATTCTCATAAAAAGCAGGAACTTGTTTACCAGATTCTTGATTATCAGGCGTTGAACCCTTCACGTGAGATGCTTGAAAAAGAAAAAGCAGCCAGAGAAAACAAACACAAGCGTGAGCGCATTTCAGACGATCGCTTCAACAAAGGTAAACCGCAGCCCAAAAAGCCTGCCCACGGAAGCCCGGTTGCTTCTTCTAACCCGTCGGTAGCTGCATCTGCTGCAACCGAGCGCAAGGCTGAAATTGCTGAAAATACTGAACCTAAACCCAGCCCTTCTAAACCTAATCCTGCTAAACCCAATGCTCCGGCTTCAAATGAACCAGATAAACCTGTTCGTCCAAAACCTGAAAACCCGGTAGCAGATACAGACAAACCCCGCAGAGGCAGGCCAAAACGTGAGCCTTTGCCCCGTCAGAGAAAGTTTGAAGTGCCTGTTTCTAAAAGCGATCATATTGATGAAGAAGCGATTTTGCTGAGCACCGCACCCATTATTGAAGACCCAATAGAAGATATAGTACAAAAAGACATTTCTGTAGAAGAAGTCATCGCTTCAACACCCGCTCCGGTTGCACCTCCCGCTGAAGATTTTACACCCCCATTGCCACCACCACCTCCTCCTGTTGAACGTTATCCCGAACCCGAGCCTTACAGGCCTTCAGGTGAGCGCTATAGCCGTGAGTACAACAATCCGCGTCAACAGCGGTTTCCCGAAAGGAAAAGAGAAGAATATACATGGGAGTTTGATGGTTTTATTTCAAGTGATGGCGTGCTGGAAATTATGCCCGATGGTTACGGCTTTCTGCGTTCTTCCGATTATCATTACCTGAACTCTCCGGATGATGTTTATGTTTCTCAGTCGCAAATCAAACTTTTTGGGTTAAAAACTGGTGATACCGTTAGAGGAACAATCAGACCGCCTAAAGAAGGCGAGAAATATTTTCCATTGATTAAGGTTGAATTGATTAATGGACGTACGCCAGATGAAGTACGTGACCGAATTCCTTTTGATTACCTTACGCCGCTCTTTCCTGAAAAAAAATTCAAACTTACAGGTCACCCGGGCTCTAATTTATCCACCCGTGTTATTGATTTGTTTGCGCCTATCGGAAAGGGGCAGCGCGGGTTGATTGTTGCTCAGCCCAAGACGGGTAAAACCGTTTTGTTGAAGGAAATTGCCAATGCAATAGCAGCCAATCATCCCGAAGCTTATCTTATCGTTTTACTTATTGATGAACGCCCGGAAGAAGTAACTGACATGGCGCGTAGTGTAAATGCTGAAGTTATTGCATCAACCTTTGACGAACCAGCTGAGCGCCATGTAAAAATTGCTAATATCGTTCTGGAAAAAGCCAAAAGAATGACTGAATGCGGGCACGATGTAGTTATCCTTCTTGATTCAATTACCCGTTTGGCAAGGGCTTACAATACAGTTTCACCTGCTTCCGGAAAAGTGCTTTCCGGTGGTGTTGAAGCAAATGCTCTTCAAAAACCCAAACGCTTTTTCGGAGCTGCCCGTCAAATTGAAAATGGAGGCTCTCTCACTATTATTGCTACCGCTCTTATTGATACAGGTTCAAAAATGGATGAGGTAATTTTTGAAGAATTCAAAGGTACTGGTAATATGGAGCTTCAGCTTGACCGGAAATTATCAAATAAGAGAATTTACCCGGCTATTGATATTGTTGCTTCCAGTACGCGTCGCGAAGATTTACTGCTCGATAAGGAAACCCTCCAGCGCATCTGGGTGCTCCGCAACCATCTGGCTGATATGAATCCTTTGGAGGCTATGGAATTTTTGAAAGATAAAATGAGATACACACAAACCAATGAAGAATTCCTTATTTCAATGAATGGATAA
- a CDS encoding cytochrome c: MAQKEGGPWTIPAKYKTMKSTIKATDPSVMTTGKELYNKNCKSCHGSKGLGDGPKSASLEYIVPPFNSKAFSAQTDGDLYYKSFVGRKEMPNFEKKVTDEADRWAIVNFIRTLK, from the coding sequence ATGGCACAAAAGGAAGGAGGCCCATGGACAATTCCAGCCAAGTACAAAACAATGAAAAGTACCATAAAAGCCACAGATCCTTCGGTAATGACAACGGGCAAAGAATTGTATAATAAGAACTGTAAATCCTGCCATGGCTCAAAAGGACTGGGCGATGGGCCCAAATCTGCCAGTCTTGAGTACATAGTACCTCCATTTAACTCCAAAGCATTCTCGGCACAAACAGATGGCGACCTTTACTACAAATCATTTGTGGGGCGAAAGGAGATGCCAAACTTTGAGAAGAAAGTAACGGATGAAGCTGACAGATGGGCAATTGTTAACTTTATCAGGACATTAAAGTAA
- a CDS encoding NapC/NirT family cytochrome c yields MKTPKKLYNWLSVTGFILAGNSIFLILILLLFSLFSSQSNSYLGLYIYIILPAFLVLGLILIPLGVLLRIKKNVGAEREEGAWPLIDFNQRKQRISMIKIIVFTLIFVTASAMGSYRAFQYSESVEFCGTLCHKVMEPEYVTYQHSAHARVTCVECHVGEGADWYIKSKMSGLYQVYSVLFEKYPKPIGTPIHNLRPARETCERCHWPEKFYSRKLRSQRSFLTDSANTEWNVSLLMKIGPQFSSMGLAEGIHWHINKDFKIEYASADENRESIPWVKLTNMKTGEVKIFYDEENPIDQKALDSLETRAMDCMDCHNRPSHLYKSAPDYIDNAMISGLFSKNIPYIKNAAMEALKIPFDNKDTAMKSIRETVLAFYQDEYPDVLEKNKEPIEKAILAIQGEYQLNAFPYMKADASKYLNHIGHLETEGCFRCHSDKHKTSKGETISRDCNLCHTIIAQGPTGNLTTASIDSTLEFVHPVKIRGAWKTSFCSDCHKVLYE; encoded by the coding sequence ATGAAAACGCCTAAAAAACTTTACAACTGGCTTAGTGTCACAGGTTTCATACTTGCAGGGAACAGCATATTTCTCATCCTTATTTTACTTCTGTTTTCCCTTTTCTCGTCGCAAAGCAACTCATACCTTGGGTTATACATCTACATCATTTTACCGGCATTTCTTGTATTAGGGCTAATATTGATACCCCTGGGTGTATTGCTGCGTATCAAAAAAAATGTCGGAGCTGAGCGAGAAGAAGGCGCCTGGCCTCTCATTGATTTTAATCAACGTAAGCAACGCATCAGTATGATTAAAATTATAGTGTTTACATTGATTTTTGTTACAGCTTCAGCAATGGGCAGTTACAGGGCCTTCCAGTATTCTGAATCAGTTGAATTTTGCGGCACACTTTGTCATAAAGTGATGGAACCCGAGTATGTAACATACCAACACTCAGCTCACGCCAGAGTTACCTGTGTGGAATGTCATGTTGGCGAAGGTGCTGACTGGTATATTAAATCCAAAATGTCAGGATTATATCAGGTCTATTCAGTATTGTTTGAAAAATATCCCAAACCAATCGGCACTCCCATTCATAACCTGAGGCCGGCGCGCGAAACATGTGAAAGATGCCACTGGCCTGAAAAATTCTATTCCAGGAAACTGCGCAGCCAACGCTCATTTTTAACCGACTCGGCCAATACAGAGTGGAATGTATCCTTACTGATGAAAATCGGCCCTCAATTCAGCTCCATGGGACTTGCTGAGGGCATCCACTGGCATATCAATAAGGATTTCAAAATTGAATATGCATCTGCTGACGAAAACCGCGAAAGCATTCCATGGGTTAAACTTACAAATATGAAAACCGGAGAGGTAAAAATTTTCTATGATGAAGAAAACCCCATCGATCAAAAAGCACTTGATTCACTGGAAACCAGAGCAATGGACTGTATGGATTGTCATAACCGACCCTCTCATCTATACAAATCAGCTCCTGATTACATCGACAATGCCATGATTTCAGGTCTATTCTCAAAAAACATTCCCTATATAAAAAATGCAGCAATGGAAGCTTTGAAAATTCCATTTGACAATAAAGATACCGCCATGAAAAGCATCCGGGAAACGGTGCTGGCATTTTATCAGGACGAATATCCTGATGTGCTTGAAAAAAACAAAGAACCCATTGAAAAAGCTATTCTTGCCATTCAGGGTGAATACCAGTTAAATGCATTCCCTTACATGAAGGCAGATGCTAGTAAATATCTGAATCATATAGGCCATCTTGAGACTGAAGGATGTTTCAGGTGCCATTCTGATAAACACAAAACTTCCAAAGGAGAAACCATCTCAAGAGACTGCAATCTGTGTCATACAATCATCGCACAAGGCCCTACCGGAAATCTTACAACTGCTTCTATTGATTCAACGCTGGAATTTGTTCATCCGGTAAAAATCAGAGGTGCATGGAAAACCAGCTTCTGCTCCGACTGCCACAAGGTGTTGTATGAGTAA
- a CDS encoding cytochrome b/b6 domain-containing protein, with amino-acid sequence MSEKLYLYPVWVRLWHALNAILIITLIISGVSMQYSNPDNPFIRFDLAVKLHNISGITLTISYLIFLIGNIITPNGKYYKLSLKGLFNRLMKQFIYYTIGIFKHETPPFPVTKERKFNPLQQFTYVVAMYCLVPVVILTGWAFLYPEVVFAKFLSGNLFKINNIIHVIIGFFLSFFMIIHIYFCTIGATFVSNFKSMINGFHESH; translated from the coding sequence ATGTCTGAAAAATTGTATTTATACCCTGTTTGGGTAAGACTATGGCACGCCTTGAATGCCATCCTTATCATCACCCTGATAATAAGCGGTGTAAGCATGCAATACTCAAATCCGGATAATCCATTTATCCGTTTTGACCTGGCAGTTAAATTGCACAATATCAGTGGAATTACGCTAACAATTAGCTATCTGATTTTCCTGATTGGAAATATCATCACTCCCAACGGAAAGTACTACAAATTGTCATTAAAAGGATTGTTCAACAGACTGATGAAACAGTTTATATACTACACCATCGGGATTTTTAAACATGAAACCCCTCCTTTTCCGGTTACAAAAGAGCGCAAATTCAATCCATTGCAGCAATTTACATATGTTGTGGCCATGTATTGCCTGGTTCCGGTTGTCATCCTCACGGGATGGGCATTTCTTTATCCTGAAGTAGTTTTTGCCAAATTTTTAAGCGGCAACCTCTTTAAAATCAACAACATTATTCATGTTATTATTGGATTTTTCCTTTCTTTTTTCATGATCATCCACATTTATTTCTGTACAATTGGAGCAACTTTTGTCAGCAATTTCAAGAGTATGATAAATGGATTCCATGAATCACACTAA
- a CDS encoding c-type cytochrome, which translates to MKNPVKLIAIFTTAIFMLTINLAMIQKPGSPWVIPAKYKSMKSTIKAGDASINTTGKELYNKNCKSCHGAKGLGDGPKAASLKTSTGDFSTKAFQDQTDGEIYYQSIIGRDEMPNFEKKITDESDRWAVVYYMRTMKK; encoded by the coding sequence ATGAAAAATCCGGTTAAACTCATCGCAATTTTCACCACAGCAATTTTTATGCTGACCATAAACCTGGCCATGATTCAGAAACCAGGCAGCCCATGGGTTATTCCTGCAAAATATAAAAGTATGAAAAGTACTATTAAAGCAGGTGACGCATCCATCAATACAACTGGTAAAGAGTTGTATAATAAAAACTGCAAATCATGCCATGGTGCCAAAGGACTGGGTGATGGCCCTAAAGCTGCCAGTCTGAAAACAAGCACAGGCGACTTTTCAACCAAAGCATTTCAGGATCAAACTGACGGTGAAATCTATTATCAATCTATAATTGGTCGTGATGAAATGCCCAATTTTGAAAAAAAGATTACGGATGAATCTGATCGTTGGGCAGTTGTTTATTACATGCGTACCATGAAAAAATAG
- a CDS encoding Crp/Fnr family transcriptional regulator — MSKVMNARCLLCQARSEIFDSLKTDELERVETCRVSMHYNPGEIIFKQGSPCHDFVCVTSGLVKLYIEGEHDRKLIVGFAKPVDYIFVPGAYVDKRHHFTAIACEDTTACLVSSEVIQELVKTNNAFANSFITKISMQAIDMFSQISSLAQKQIPGRMAGTLLHLSKGVYQANPFTSFLTRQDLADMSGMTKESAIRALKSFKEDGLVAIDGNVIELLNIPMLETISRNG, encoded by the coding sequence ATGAGTAAAGTGATGAATGCCAGATGTTTGCTTTGTCAGGCCCGTTCTGAAATTTTCGATTCTTTAAAAACAGATGAATTGGAAAGGGTGGAAACATGCCGGGTGAGTATGCATTATAACCCTGGTGAAATTATCTTTAAACAGGGTTCACCTTGCCATGATTTTGTTTGTGTAACTTCGGGGCTTGTCAAATTATACATTGAGGGAGAGCACGATCGCAAACTTATTGTTGGATTTGCCAAGCCTGTAGATTATATTTTCGTTCCTGGAGCGTATGTGGATAAAAGACATCATTTTACTGCAATTGCATGTGAAGATACAACCGCTTGCCTGGTGAGTTCTGAAGTTATTCAGGAGCTGGTAAAGACAAATAATGCGTTTGCCAATAGTTTTATTACAAAAATTAGTATGCAGGCCATTGATATGTTTAGCCAGATTAGCAGCCTGGCTCAAAAACAAATTCCAGGTCGCATGGCAGGCACCTTGCTACATCTGTCAAAGGGGGTTTACCAGGCCAATCCATTTACCTCATTTCTTACGCGACAGGATTTGGCTGATATGTCGGGTATGACGAAAGAAAGTGCCATCAGGGCCTTAAAATCTTTTAAAGAAGATGGGTTGGTTGCCATTGATGGAAATGTAATTGAATTGCTGAATATACCCATGCTTGAAACCATCAGCCGTAATGGCTAA